The genomic window GGGTGGATAAGACTGTTGAGTACAAACAGCTAGTTTCGTCCAACAAAATGGAACTTAAACGAAATGGCGATTTAGATGTAACGCTTGGAGGCAATTATATGGGCTTCCCTGTAACACTTACAGGAACTGGTACCTGGGAGTTTTTGTCCGGTAAGGAGGAAGTGGAAACAAATACAACTTTTACAGGACAATCTACATCTACAAGAACAGTATATAAAATACTACGTCTAAAGAATAAAGAACTTTGGGTGGAGGTAAAAGATACCAATCCTGTTCAGGAATTCCACTTTAAAAGCACAAAGTAGGATACTATTATAAGCGAAGAGGGCGATGTTTGGATTAACAAGCATCGCCCTCTTCGCTTTTGTATATCTCTAAACTACGGACGCTCTAATTGAGAGAAAAAGAAATCGCCTTCAATTTTTGCGTTTTCATCGCTATCTGAACCATGCACAGCATTTGCAGAAATTGATTTTGCAAATAATGCACGAATAGTTCCGGGCTCAGCTTTTGCGGGATCTGTAGCGCCAATTAATTTTCTGAAATCTGCAATGGCATTGTCTTTTTCCAAGATGGCAGCCACAATTGGCCCTGAAGACATATATTGTACAAGATCTTTGTAGAACGGCCGCTCTTTATGTACTTCGTAAAACTTACCAGCCATTTCTGCAGTAAGTTTAGTGTATTTCATGGCTACAATTTTAAAGCCGGCTTCGTTCATTTTTGCTAAAATAGGACCGATGTAGTTGTTCGCAACACCATCAGGCTTAATCATGGTAAAAGTTCTGTTAGTTGTCATAAATTTTTAAAATTAAGTTGCTGCAAATGTAGTAAAAGTTTAGCACGTAAAATTAAATTTGGGTTTAATGCAGCTTCAGAATTTAATATCTTGTTAATAATTATAAATTCCTTTGATGGCAAATAAAACAAGGCAAAATAATATATTCGTAAAGTCTAATTACGTATATTTTTTCTTTTAAAAGCATATTAATTTCTTGTAAACCTACATATGAACGATAATTATTTGAATGAGCTAAACGAGGTACAAAAACAAGCAGCTATAAATATTGCAGGCCCCATGATGATTGTTGCAGGTGCGGGCTCTGGGAAAACACGTGTACTTACCTATCGAATTGCACACTTGCTGCAAACGGGGGTAGATGCGTTTAATGTATTGGCACTTACGTTTACCAATAAGGCTGCGCGTTCTATGAAGGACAGAATAAAATTAATTGTAGGAGGTAACGAGAGCAAGAATTTGTGGATGGGGACATTTCACTCTGTATTTGCTCGTATATTACGTGCAGAGGCTGAAAAAATTGGTTACCCTACAAACTTTACAATTTACGACACAGAGGATACGAAAGGCTTAATAAAGGATATCGTAAAATCATTAAACTTAGATGAAAAAGTGTATAAGCCTGCATTGGTCTATTCCCGTATTTCTGCAGCAAAAAATAGTTTGATTTCAGCGGCAGCTTACAATGCCAATAAACAGGTGCAAGAAGAAGATAAAATGTCTGGCAAGCCTTTGTTGGGGCAGATTTACGAAACCTACGCCAAACGCTGTTTTAAAGCAGGAGCAATGGACTTTGATGATTTGTTATTCAATACAAACGTGTTGCTGCGCGATTTTCCGGAGGTGTTGTTAAAATACCAAGAACGTTTTAAATACATTTTGGTAGATGAGTATCAGGATACCAATTTTTCTCAATATGTAATTATTAAACAATTGGCTGCACGGTACGAAAACATTTGTGTAGTAGGCGATGATGCCCAAAGTATCTACGCTTTTAGAGGTGCGAATATTCAGAATATTTTAAATTTTGAAAAAGATTATCCCGATTTAAAAGTTTTTAAACTCGAGCAAAATTACAGAAGCACCAACACTATCGTACAAGCAGCAAATAATGTAATTGCCAACAATAAAGATCAACTAAAAAAGCAAGTGTGGACAGACAACGAGCGAGGAGAAAAAATAAAACTTATTCGTGCAATGACTGATAATGAAGAAGGGGCAAAGGTGGCACAATCTATTTTTGAAACAAAGATGAATAAACAAGCTCACAATAAAGAGTTTGCAATATTGTATCGTACTAATGCCCAGTCTAGAGCAATGGAAGAGGCGCTTAGGAAATTGAATGTTCCTTATAAAATATTTGGCGGACTATCTTTTTATCAGCGTAAAGAGGTAAAGGACATGGTGGCTTATTTGCGGCTAACAGTTAATAATCACGATGAAGAATCGTTAAAAAGAATCATCAACTATCCTGCAAGAGGAATTGGAGATACAACTGTTCAGAAACTAATGGTGGCTGCAACCGACCACGATGTAAGCATTTGGACGGTAATGGAAAATATTAATGAGTTCACAGATTTAAATTCAGGAACAAAGAGCAAAATAGCCGATTTTGTTGCCATGATAAAAAGTTTTTCATCGCAAGCGGAAATAAAAAATGCCTATGAGATTGGTGAGCTGATTGCCAATAGCAGCGGACTTTTGCGAGAATTTTATACAGACAAAACCCCCGAAGGTGTTAGCCGGTACGAAAATATTCAAGAGTTATTAAATGGCTTGAAAGAATTTTCAGATGAGGCAGAACAGCAAGAAATGGTGAATCAAGCTATTGAGTTAACTAAAATTGTAGAGGAGGTAAATGAAGGAGATGGCGCAATAACTGTAAATCCGCCACGCTCGCTAGCAGCTTATTTGCAAGACATAGCATTGCTTACAGATGCAGATAAAGAAAGTGATACCGAAAAAGATTATGTTTCTTTGATGACTATACATGCCGCTAAAGGACTCGAGTTTTCGTATGTGTATGTAGTGGGATTGGAAGAAAATTTATTTCCATCACAAATGTCGCTCAATTCTAGAACTGATTTAGAAGAAGAAAGACGCTTGTTTTATGTGGCACTTACTCGTGCAGAAAAAAAGGCAACACTCTCTTATGCTGTTACCCGCTACCGTTGGGGTAATTTGATAAACAGCGAGCCAAGTCGTTTTTTAGAAGAAATATCTGCAGAACATTTAGAGATGCCTGCAAGTCTTACCGAATTTGACGAGCCTGTTTTTGATAACAACGAAGTAAGACGAACAAACACGTTTCGGCCAAAATCGAGTGTAACTGCAAAGCCTGTGGTTACAACTCCTTCGCCTATAAAGAAAAATTTAATCAGAATGAATACAGCTGCAAATTCTGATACAACACACAATCCGGAATTGCTAAAAGATTTGCAAGTTGGAATGTCTGTTG from Bacteroidota bacterium includes these protein-coding regions:
- a CDS encoding UvrD-helicase domain-containing protein, whose product is MNDNYLNELNEVQKQAAINIAGPMMIVAGAGSGKTRVLTYRIAHLLQTGVDAFNVLALTFTNKAARSMKDRIKLIVGGNESKNLWMGTFHSVFARILRAEAEKIGYPTNFTIYDTEDTKGLIKDIVKSLNLDEKVYKPALVYSRISAAKNSLISAAAYNANKQVQEEDKMSGKPLLGQIYETYAKRCFKAGAMDFDDLLFNTNVLLRDFPEVLLKYQERFKYILVDEYQDTNFSQYVIIKQLAARYENICVVGDDAQSIYAFRGANIQNILNFEKDYPDLKVFKLEQNYRSTNTIVQAANNVIANNKDQLKKQVWTDNERGEKIKLIRAMTDNEEGAKVAQSIFETKMNKQAHNKEFAILYRTNAQSRAMEEALRKLNVPYKIFGGLSFYQRKEVKDMVAYLRLTVNNHDEESLKRIINYPARGIGDTTVQKLMVAATDHDVSIWTVMENINEFTDLNSGTKSKIADFVAMIKSFSSQAEIKNAYEIGELIANSSGLLREFYTDKTPEGVSRYENIQELLNGLKEFSDEAEQQEMVNQAIELTKIVEEVNEGDGAITVNPPRSLAAYLQDIALLTDADKESDTEKDYVSLMTIHAAKGLEFSYVYVVGLEENLFPSQMSLNSRTDLEEERRLFYVALTRAEKKATLSYAVTRYRWGNLINSEPSRFLEEISAEHLEMPASLTEFDEPVFDNNEVRRTNTFRPKSSVTAKPVVTTPSPIKKNLIRMNTAANSDTTHNPELLKDLQVGMSVAHERFGTGKVIQMEGFFPYNKATILFDNAGQKQLLIKFAKLQILG
- a CDS encoding nucleoside-diphosphate kinase, producing the protein MTTNRTFTMIKPDGVANNYIGPILAKMNEAGFKIVAMKYTKLTAEMAGKFYEVHKERPFYKDLVQYMSSGPIVAAILEKDNAIADFRKLIGATDPAKAEPGTIRALFAKSISANAVHGSDSDENAKIEGDFFFSQLERP